Proteins co-encoded in one Marinobacter qingdaonensis genomic window:
- a CDS encoding tRNA dihydrouridine synthase, with the protein MRVILAPMEGLVDAPIRETLTQVGGIDRCVTEFVRVTHGMLPPRVFYKYAPELHNHSLTRVGTPVALQLLGSDPEQMGLHGLRAAELGATQVDINFGCPAKTVNKHKGGCVLMREPELMHEITAAVRRAVPDQIPVTAKMRLGYDDRSMGVACGQALEAAGASEIVIHARSKVDGYKPPAYWEEIARVREAVSAHVIANGEIWTVADYWRCREVSGCADVMIGRGLIARPDLARKIKASQAGEDIADMAWPEAVALVREYAEVLQGWLEDRYVTGRIKQWMNFLRQGFPEAEALWPKARKIREVAPMLACLEQGALPNADRGQAA; encoded by the coding sequence ATGCGAGTAATCCTTGCCCCGATGGAGGGGCTGGTGGATGCGCCCATCCGTGAAACCCTGACCCAGGTCGGTGGCATCGACCGGTGCGTGACCGAATTTGTGCGCGTCACTCACGGCATGCTGCCGCCGCGGGTGTTCTACAAGTACGCTCCGGAACTTCATAACCACTCCCTGACCCGCGTGGGCACCCCCGTCGCGTTGCAACTGCTGGGCTCCGATCCGGAACAGATGGGGTTGCACGGCCTGCGCGCGGCGGAACTGGGCGCCACCCAGGTGGACATCAATTTTGGTTGCCCGGCCAAGACCGTGAACAAGCACAAGGGTGGCTGCGTGCTCATGCGTGAACCCGAGCTGATGCACGAAATCACGGCCGCGGTGCGTCGAGCGGTGCCCGACCAGATCCCGGTCACGGCGAAAATGCGGCTCGGCTACGACGACCGCTCCATGGGGGTGGCCTGCGGCCAGGCCCTGGAGGCGGCGGGCGCGTCGGAAATCGTGATTCATGCCCGCAGCAAGGTCGACGGCTACAAGCCACCGGCGTACTGGGAGGAAATCGCCAGGGTCCGCGAGGCAGTGTCAGCGCACGTGATTGCCAATGGCGAAATCTGGACCGTCGCCGATTACTGGCGCTGCCGCGAGGTGTCCGGTTGCGCGGATGTGATGATCGGTCGTGGCCTGATTGCCCGCCCGGACCTGGCGCGCAAGATCAAGGCCAGCCAGGCCGGAGAGGACATTGCCGACATGGCCTGGCCGGAGGCGGTGGCCCTGGTCCGGGAATACGCGGAGGTGCTGCAGGGGTGGCTGGAAGACCGCTACGTTACCGGTCGGATCAAGCAGTGGATGAACTTTCTGCGCCAGGGCTTCCCGGAAGCCGAGGCCCTGTGGCCAAAAGCCCGCAAGATCCGAGAGGTGGCGCCCATGCTGGCCTGCCTGGAGCAGGGCGCGCTGCCGAACGCCGACCGGGGCCAGGCGGCCTGA
- a CDS encoding DUF2835 domain-containing protein encodes MQQIVVDISISPEEWIKLYQGVATDVHTTARDGRSVRFPARILSRFYLRDGIRGSFRILFDDQGKFAGVERLS; translated from the coding sequence GTGCAGCAGATCGTCGTGGACATCAGCATCAGCCCTGAGGAGTGGATCAAGCTCTATCAGGGCGTTGCTACCGACGTTCACACCACGGCCCGGGACGGACGCTCCGTCCGTTTCCCGGCCCGCATCCTCTCCCGTTTCTACCTGCGTGATGGCATCCGCGGTTCCTTCCGTATTCTGTTCGACGATCAGGGCAAGTTTGCCGGCGTCGAGCGCCTGTCATAG
- the htpG gene encoding molecular chaperone HtpG produces the protein MTVESQKETLGFQTEVKQLLHLMIHSLYSNKEIFLRELISNASDAEDKLRFAALKDDSLYEGDPDLKIRLDYDKEANTITLTDNGIGMSRDDVIQNLGTIAKSGTAEFLKQLSGDEKKDSKLIGQFGVGFYSAFIVADKVEVFTRRAGTPAEEGVHWESKGDGEFSIEQVNREKRGTEIVIHLKPDASEFADGFRLRGLVKKYSDHISFPVVMTSESEEEDEKGKDETVNDATALWTLPRTEIKDEEYKEFYKHIAHDFEDPLTWSHNKVEGKLDYTSLLYIPARAPFDLYNREAPRGLKLYVQRVFIMDDAEQFLPLYLRFAKGVIDSNDLSLNVSREILQNDSTVESIRSALTKRVLDMLSKLAKKDADQYQKFWGEFGTVLKEGPAEDFGNREKIAGLLRFASTHTGERTQNVALDDYIGRMKDGQKKIYYITADNFMAAKSSPHLEVFRKKGIEVLILTDRIDEWMMGYLNEYDGKQFQDVARGDLDLGEVETEEDKKHKEEAAEEHKELLERIKKALDDRVQEVRVTNRLTDSPACLVVGDFDMGAQMKKIMEAAGQKVPDSKPIFEINVDHPLVQRLESEKGDERFGELSAVLLDQATLASGEQLDDPGAYVSRLNRLLLELAN, from the coding sequence ATGACGGTTGAGTCGCAAAAAGAGACCCTGGGTTTTCAGACCGAAGTGAAGCAACTGCTTCACCTGATGATCCATTCGCTTTATTCCAACAAGGAAATCTTCCTCCGCGAGCTGATTTCCAACGCCTCGGACGCCGAGGACAAGTTGCGCTTTGCGGCCCTGAAGGATGACAGCCTGTACGAGGGCGATCCGGACCTGAAAATCCGTCTGGATTACGACAAAGAGGCGAACACCATTACCCTGACCGATAACGGGATTGGTATGAGCCGAGACGATGTCATCCAGAACCTGGGCACCATCGCCAAGTCCGGCACCGCCGAATTCCTCAAGCAGCTCTCCGGTGACGAGAAGAAGGACAGCAAGCTGATCGGTCAGTTTGGGGTTGGTTTCTACTCCGCCTTCATCGTGGCTGACAAGGTCGAGGTGTTCACCCGCCGTGCCGGCACGCCCGCGGAAGAGGGGGTGCACTGGGAGTCCAAGGGCGATGGCGAGTTCTCCATTGAACAGGTCAACCGCGAGAAACGTGGTACCGAAATCGTCATTCACCTGAAGCCGGACGCCAGCGAATTCGCCGACGGCTTCCGCCTGCGCGGTCTGGTGAAAAAGTACTCCGACCACATCTCGTTCCCGGTGGTGATGACGTCCGAATCCGAGGAAGAGGACGAGAAGGGCAAGGACGAGACCGTGAACGACGCCACGGCGCTCTGGACCCTGCCGCGGACCGAGATCAAGGACGAGGAGTACAAGGAGTTCTACAAGCACATTGCCCACGATTTCGAGGATCCGCTGACCTGGTCCCACAACAAGGTGGAAGGCAAGCTGGACTACACCAGCCTGCTGTACATCCCGGCCCGGGCCCCGTTCGACCTGTACAACCGCGAGGCGCCCCGTGGCTTGAAGCTGTACGTGCAGCGGGTGTTCATCATGGACGACGCCGAGCAGTTCCTGCCGCTGTACCTGCGGTTCGCCAAGGGCGTGATCGACTCCAACGATCTGTCACTGAACGTGTCCCGGGAAATCCTGCAGAACGACAGCACCGTGGAGAGCATTCGCTCGGCGCTGACCAAGCGCGTGCTGGACATGCTGTCCAAGCTGGCCAAGAAAGACGCCGACCAGTACCAGAAGTTCTGGGGCGAGTTCGGTACCGTGCTCAAGGAAGGTCCGGCGGAGGATTTCGGCAACCGCGAGAAGATTGCCGGTCTGCTGCGCTTTGCCTCCACCCACACCGGTGAGCGCACCCAGAATGTCGCGCTTGATGACTACATCGGCCGGATGAAGGACGGCCAGAAAAAGATCTACTACATCACCGCCGATAACTTCATGGCCGCCAAGAGCAGCCCGCACCTGGAGGTGTTCCGCAAGAAGGGCATTGAGGTGCTCATCCTGACCGATCGCATCGACGAGTGGATGATGGGTTACCTCAACGAGTACGACGGCAAGCAGTTCCAGGACGTCGCCCGTGGCGATCTGGACCTGGGTGAAGTCGAGACCGAGGAAGACAAGAAGCACAAGGAAGAGGCGGCCGAGGAGCACAAGGAGCTGCTGGAGCGCATCAAGAAGGCGCTGGATGACCGGGTTCAGGAAGTGCGGGTGACCAACCGCCTGACCGATTCCCCGGCGTGTCTGGTGGTTGGTGACTTCGACATGGGCGCGCAGATGAAGAAGATCATGGAAGCGGCCGGTCAGAAGGTGCCGGACAGCAAGCCGATCTTCGAAATCAACGTGGACCATCCGCTGGTCCAGCGCCTGGAGAGTGAAAAGGGCGACGAGCGCTTTGGCGAACTGTCGGCGGTGCTGCTCGATCAGGCCACCCTCGCCAGCGGCGAGCAGTTGGATGACCCGGGCGCCTACGTCAGCCGCCTGAACCGTCTGTTGCTGGAACTGGCGAACTAA
- a CDS encoding PaaI family thioesterase produces the protein MTDPDIYRYTRDTGDFSRLIASIPYASFIGLECDRFGDDLIFRLPKKEENLGNPILPAIHGGVIGGFMELSAAIYLMMSQDSMRMPRIVDFSLDYLRAGLDRETYAECRLTRQGNRVANVMITAWQKSRAQPIATARAHFLLED, from the coding sequence ATGACCGATCCGGATATCTACCGCTACACCCGCGATACCGGGGATTTCTCCCGCCTGATCGCCAGCATTCCGTACGCCAGCTTCATCGGTCTGGAATGCGACCGGTTCGGCGATGACCTGATTTTCCGGCTGCCGAAAAAAGAGGAAAACCTCGGTAATCCGATCCTGCCGGCCATCCATGGCGGCGTGATCGGCGGTTTCATGGAGCTGTCGGCGGCCATCTACCTGATGATGTCCCAGGACAGCATGCGCATGCCGCGCATCGTGGATTTTTCCCTGGATTACCTGCGCGCCGGCCTGGACCGGGAAACCTACGCCGAATGTCGCCTGACCCGCCAGGGCAACCGGGTGGCCAACGTCATGATCACCGCCTGGCAGAAGTCGCGGGCCCAGCCGATAGCCACCGCCCGCGCCCACTTCCTCCTCGAAGACTGA
- a CDS encoding PaaI family thioesterase, translating into MNDQIRLDRVVRFLETLNQARELDLSVTEAREGSLTLCLPYSDRIIGNPDTGVIHGGAITTLMDTTSGSVILCALEEFELCPTLDLRVDYMRPAVPHKPVYARAETYKVTRNIIFTRCEAYQEGGETIANCVGTFMRIGKEATPKHYRDRITGGDA; encoded by the coding sequence ATGAATGACCAAATCCGACTGGACCGGGTCGTCCGGTTCCTTGAAACCCTGAATCAGGCCAGAGAGCTCGACCTCTCCGTCACCGAAGCCCGGGAGGGCAGTCTGACCCTGTGCCTGCCCTACAGCGACCGTATCATCGGCAATCCCGACACCGGCGTGATCCATGGCGGCGCTATCACCACCCTGATGGACACCACCTCGGGCTCGGTCATTCTCTGTGCCCTGGAAGAATTCGAGCTGTGTCCAACCCTGGACCTGCGGGTCGATTACATGCGCCCGGCCGTACCGCACAAACCGGTGTACGCCCGCGCCGAGACCTACAAGGTCACCCGCAACATCATCTTCACCCGCTGTGAGGCCTACCAGGAAGGGGGTGAGACCATTGCCAACTGCGTGGGCACCTTCATGCGCATCGGCAAAGAAGCCACGCCCAAGCATTACCGGGACCGGATCACTGGAGGTGACGCATGA
- a CDS encoding DUF599 domain-containing protein, which translates to MSNFLEWIALLWFLACWLGYTAYSRRRAADRPCLSNTLDLYREDWMRVMLRRDNRIADASVVGNLERNGAFFASSCLLILAGIITALGYTQEVMEVFSTMPFGTLPSREIWELRMVVLMVVFIYAFFKFTWSMRMYNFVSVMVGSAPPPDDTKTSPAGREAFARSAGNVCNLAGDAFNLGLRSYYYALAVVGWFIHPVAFMAASTLVVVVLYRREFCSDALGALRAGKVFDEPSPGKGDKSAKSN; encoded by the coding sequence ATGAGTAATTTTCTCGAATGGATTGCATTGCTCTGGTTCCTGGCATGCTGGTTGGGCTACACCGCCTATTCCCGCCGTCGGGCCGCCGACCGGCCCTGCCTGTCCAACACCCTGGACCTGTACCGGGAGGACTGGATGCGGGTCATGCTGCGCCGGGACAACCGCATCGCCGACGCCTCGGTGGTGGGAAACCTGGAACGCAACGGCGCCTTTTTTGCCTCCAGTTGCCTGCTGATACTGGCCGGTATCATCACTGCCCTGGGGTACACCCAGGAAGTCATGGAGGTGTTCAGCACCATGCCCTTCGGCACCTTGCCCAGCCGTGAAATCTGGGAGTTGCGGATGGTGGTGCTGATGGTGGTGTTCATCTACGCCTTTTTTAAATTCACCTGGTCGATGCGCATGTACAACTTCGTCTCGGTCATGGTGGGGAGCGCGCCACCGCCGGACGACACCAAGACCAGCCCGGCTGGTCGCGAGGCCTTCGCCCGCAGTGCCGGCAACGTCTGCAATCTGGCGGGCGATGCGTTCAACCTGGGCCTGCGGTCCTATTACTACGCCCTGGCGGTGGTCGGCTGGTTCATCCACCCCGTGGCCTTCATGGCGGCGTCGACCCTGGTCGTGGTGGTCCTGTACCGGCGGGAATTCTGCTCCGACGCGCTGGGGGCCCTGCGGGCCGGCAAGGTGTTCGACGAGCCGAGCCCGGGCAAGGGCGACAAAAGTGCCAAATCCAACTGA
- a CDS encoding M48 family metalloprotease, producing the protein MNQSVLKFGIAPVAFALALSGCSVNPVTGEKQLSLIPEGQELAMGAEQYTPTQQTQGGQFYLDPELGLYVSEVGQKLAKVSARPDLPYEFVVLNSSVPNAWALPGGKIAINRGLLAKLDDEAQLASVLGHEIVHAAARHSVQRMQQGMLISAGVAGLGFALSDNEWAGLLMGGAAVGAQLALAQYSQSDELESDHYGILYMKKAGYDPTAAVELQQLFLELSKDRDTNFVQGLFATHPPSAKRVRENQELVAEVGAGGYRGEDVYERKLATLRKLQPAYDAHDKALELASEDDMDGALKAVNEAIRLAPGEAKFYSLRGRIHRDQNRLEQAAADFEKAVSLYPEMFVYRLHNGLNALELNNLDKARDNLVRANQVVPTSIAFLRLGDIAAKQGRRDEAIAYYSKAAEAGGDVGEEARKKLEALTG; encoded by the coding sequence GTGAACCAGTCAGTCTTGAAATTCGGCATTGCCCCGGTCGCGTTCGCGTTGGCACTGAGCGGCTGTTCCGTCAACCCGGTTACGGGCGAAAAACAGCTGTCGCTGATACCGGAGGGTCAGGAACTGGCCATGGGCGCAGAGCAGTACACGCCCACCCAGCAGACCCAGGGTGGCCAGTTCTACCTGGATCCGGAACTTGGTCTGTACGTCAGTGAGGTCGGCCAGAAACTGGCCAAGGTCAGTGCCCGCCCCGACCTGCCCTACGAGTTTGTGGTCCTGAACAGCAGCGTTCCCAACGCCTGGGCCCTGCCGGGTGGCAAGATCGCCATCAACCGCGGGCTGCTGGCCAAACTGGACGACGAGGCGCAATTGGCCTCGGTCCTCGGTCACGAGATCGTCCATGCCGCCGCCCGTCACAGCGTGCAGCGCATGCAGCAAGGCATGCTGATCAGTGCCGGTGTCGCCGGCCTGGGCTTTGCGTTGTCCGACAACGAGTGGGCCGGTTTGCTCATGGGCGGCGCCGCCGTCGGCGCGCAATTGGCGCTGGCGCAATACAGCCAATCCGACGAACTGGAGTCGGACCACTACGGCATCCTCTACATGAAGAAGGCCGGCTACGACCCCACGGCGGCCGTGGAGCTCCAGCAGTTGTTCCTCGAACTCTCCAAGGACCGCGACACCAATTTCGTGCAAGGGCTGTTTGCCACCCATCCGCCGTCAGCCAAACGGGTCAGGGAAAACCAGGAACTGGTGGCCGAGGTCGGGGCCGGTGGCTACCGCGGCGAAGACGTGTACGAGCGTAAACTGGCGACCCTGCGCAAGCTCCAGCCCGCCTACGATGCCCACGACAAAGCCCTCGAACTGGCTTCGGAAGACGACATGGACGGTGCCCTGAAAGCCGTCAACGAGGCGATCCGCCTGGCGCCGGGGGAAGCCAAGTTCTATTCCCTGCGCGGACGCATCCATCGGGACCAAAACCGGCTGGAACAGGCCGCTGCCGACTTTGAGAAGGCGGTTTCGCTCTATCCGGAAATGTTTGTGTACCGACTGCACAACGGCCTGAACGCGCTGGAGCTGAACAACCTCGATAAGGCCCGTGACAACCTGGTCCGCGCCAATCAGGTGGTGCCGACCTCCATCGCCTTCCTGCGCCTGGGGGATATCGCCGCCAAGCAAGGCCGCCGGGACGAAGCCATCGCCTACTACAGCAAGGCCGCCGAAGCCGGTGGCGATGTCGGCGAAGAGGCCCGGAAAAAGCTCGAAGCGCTGACGGGCTAG
- a CDS encoding iron-containing alcohol dehydrogenase — protein sequence MTNSYYEFFCPVKVIAGKAALEHIPYELTGLAAKRPMIVTDKGVRAAGLLDPVIAACEESGLEIVTIYDDVPPDSSTTVVRDIAGIYRQEKCDSIIAVGGGSAIDTGKAVNILVSEGGTDIAKYSGAGVIKKPLKPFLVVPTTAGTGSEVTSVAVITDEAKGVKLPFTSSFLLPNAAVIDPRMTLTLPPHITAATAMDALTHATEAFTCMAKNPLSDAYATAAVKKISQSLLTVMDNPKDTDGRLELAQASTMAGIAFSNSMVGLVHALGHATGAICHLPHGLCMSLYLPYVLEYNLEDIRGPLGDLLLHLEGPEVYSATPASRRAEASISAIRKLRDQLHKRCQLPRTLKETGKVQEEQLDLIAEMALDDGAIMFNPKEVTLEDARAVLRRAWA from the coding sequence ATGACTAACAGCTACTACGAATTCTTCTGCCCGGTGAAAGTCATTGCCGGCAAGGCGGCCCTGGAACACATCCCCTACGAACTGACCGGCCTGGCCGCAAAGCGCCCCATGATCGTTACCGACAAGGGCGTGCGGGCCGCGGGTCTGCTCGACCCGGTGATCGCTGCCTGCGAGGAAAGCGGCCTGGAAATCGTCACCATTTATGACGACGTACCGCCGGACTCCTCCACCACCGTGGTGCGGGACATCGCCGGCATCTACCGGCAGGAGAAATGCGACTCCATCATCGCGGTGGGAGGTGGCTCCGCCATCGACACCGGCAAGGCGGTCAACATTCTGGTGTCCGAAGGCGGTACCGACATCGCCAAGTACAGCGGCGCTGGCGTCATCAAGAAGCCGCTCAAGCCGTTCCTGGTGGTGCCGACCACCGCCGGCACCGGCTCGGAAGTCACCTCGGTGGCGGTGATCACCGACGAGGCCAAGGGCGTCAAACTGCCGTTTACCTCGTCGTTCCTGCTGCCCAATGCCGCGGTGATTGACCCACGCATGACCCTGACGCTCCCGCCGCACATCACCGCGGCGACGGCCATGGACGCGCTGACCCATGCCACCGAGGCCTTCACCTGCATGGCCAAGAACCCGCTCAGCGACGCCTACGCCACCGCGGCGGTGAAAAAGATCAGCCAGTCCCTGCTGACGGTCATGGACAACCCCAAAGACACCGACGGCCGACTGGAACTGGCGCAGGCCTCGACCATGGCCGGCATTGCCTTTTCCAACTCCATGGTCGGGCTGGTGCACGCCCTCGGCCACGCCACCGGGGCGATCTGCCACCTGCCCCATGGCCTGTGCATGAGCCTGTACCTGCCGTACGTGCTCGAGTACAACCTGGAGGACATCCGCGGGCCGCTGGGCGATCTGCTGTTGCACCTCGAAGGCCCGGAAGTCTACTCCGCCACTCCGGCCAGCCGTCGGGCCGAGGCCAGTATTTCGGCCATTCGCAAGCTGCGCGATCAGTTGCACAAGCGTTGCCAACTGCCCCGGACCCTGAAGGAAACCGGCAAGGTCCAGGAAGAGCAGCTGGATCTTATCGCCGAGATGGCGCTGGACGATGGCGCCATCATGTTCAACCCGAAAGAAGTGACACTCGAAGACGCCCGCGCCGTGCTCCGTCGCGCCTGGGCCTAA
- a CDS encoding substrate-binding periplasmic protein yields MKRLWRCRLALKLPSLALLIGAVIFGGNAVASEQKTFRFNVSPSGYPPYLILENNQPSGIMWDVVARISERLGYELVAKRVPRKRVDQMLLDGFIDGTPRAIEWTSAPDRFLFTDSVVAIEEVFFIPKTSELDYRSPRDLFSKTVVTHLGYNYPLLQSYFEAGNIRRFDVSRDRDMFTFVLHGDRFDAAVADRLVGQWILRKEGLQDQFRTSQISISQFGFRIMLRKDWQGFGEAFNRELEKMRENGELDAILANYR; encoded by the coding sequence ATGAAGCGACTATGGCGATGCCGACTCGCCCTGAAACTGCCCAGTCTTGCCCTGCTCATCGGAGCGGTGATCTTTGGCGGCAACGCTGTCGCCAGCGAGCAGAAGACCTTTCGCTTCAACGTCTCTCCCAGTGGCTACCCGCCCTACCTGATTCTTGAGAACAACCAACCCTCGGGCATCATGTGGGACGTGGTTGCGCGGATCAGTGAGCGGTTGGGCTACGAGTTAGTGGCCAAACGGGTCCCCCGCAAGCGGGTGGACCAGATGCTGCTGGACGGCTTTATCGATGGCACCCCCCGCGCCATCGAATGGACCAGTGCCCCGGACCGGTTCCTGTTCACCGACTCGGTGGTGGCCATTGAAGAGGTGTTCTTCATTCCCAAGACCTCGGAGCTGGATTACCGCTCGCCGAGGGACCTGTTCTCGAAAACGGTGGTCACTCACCTGGGGTACAACTACCCGCTTCTGCAGAGTTACTTCGAGGCTGGAAACATCCGACGGTTCGACGTATCCCGCGATCGCGACATGTTTACCTTCGTTCTGCACGGCGATCGGTTTGACGCGGCCGTGGCGGACCGGCTTGTGGGGCAATGGATCCTGCGCAAAGAAGGGCTGCAGGATCAGTTCCGGACGTCCCAGATCAGCATCAGCCAGTTCGGCTTTCGGATCATGCTCAGGAAGGACTGGCAAGGCTTCGGCGAGGCCTTCAACCGGGAACTGGAGAAAATGCGCGAGAATGGCGAACTCGACGCCATTCTTGCGAACTACCGCTAA
- a CDS encoding ABC transporter permease, protein MAASNKLMSVGRDWRERDVRVVLSALIIAVATVATIALFAGQLQRTLVSSASSFLAADRQLEAENGREIPAEWLTRAQASGLAIGRMVEFSTMVFGTGGFQLVSVKAVSNEYPLRGQIEIQRGAESPRQQVAAGPKPGEVWINPRLLRLLELDIGDTLEVGNRNLTVSGLLIREPDGGFRLSALAPRVMMHVDDVRSTGVIQEGSRVEYVYLFAGDEAALEDYYSWLEPRLEPSHEWEGVRDGETFSRSLERAERFLLLGGSLAVLLAAVAVAVASRQYALSQRDTVALLKTLGLRSRGIGALYLRRLALWGVAGVVGGLMVALPVFWLLTRLLSDVLERPVEFYLDPMALVPALLTALVSLFAFAFPPIRRLRHVPAMRVLRSQPGETGREALPDIALAIVAVFGLVWLYAGEVNLVVSLLAGLVLLLGVLGLLGWGLVALLRKVRGGGNAWRLALVGLYRHRRASLSQMAVFAMTLMLAATLVLVRTSLLDDWQAQLPQDAPNHFLINIAPDAVDDVGAFWQERGQPLDTLYPMVRGRLTGLNGQPVKEAVSKDERIGALNRELNLTWMSSLPEDNEVVQGQWFAADDQRGVSVEAELAERLGLVLGDRLTFTIGSETVTESVTSIRTVQWDSMKPNFYMAFPPDGGLSDMPATWITSFYLPADQKSALNAFSRQFPTVSVLEIDHIIERIQQIVRQVTQAIEAILALILAAALVVMAAVVSATLRDRQREGALLRTLGGRQTLLVRSTMLEFALLGGFAGLLGVAAAEAAVWALQFRMFEGSFSWHWQVVLPVPLISAVVLALFGRWQLRPVLNVSPMLLLRRLE, encoded by the coding sequence ATGGCGGCCTCAAACAAGCTGATGTCGGTCGGGCGCGACTGGCGGGAACGGGACGTGCGCGTGGTGCTCTCGGCACTGATCATCGCTGTGGCCACAGTGGCAACCATTGCCCTGTTTGCGGGGCAGTTGCAGCGGACCCTGGTGTCGTCGGCCAGCTCGTTCCTGGCCGCGGATCGGCAACTGGAAGCCGAGAACGGCCGGGAAATCCCGGCCGAATGGCTGACCCGGGCCCAGGCGTCGGGCCTGGCCATCGGGCGCATGGTGGAATTCTCCACCATGGTGTTCGGCACCGGCGGCTTCCAGCTGGTGTCGGTGAAGGCGGTCAGCAATGAGTACCCGCTGCGCGGCCAGATCGAAATCCAGCGCGGTGCCGAGAGCCCGCGTCAGCAGGTGGCGGCCGGCCCGAAACCGGGCGAGGTCTGGATCAATCCCCGCCTGCTGCGCCTGCTGGAGCTGGACATCGGTGACACCCTGGAAGTGGGCAACCGAAACCTGACGGTGTCGGGCTTGCTGATCCGGGAACCGGACGGCGGCTTCCGGCTGTCGGCGCTGGCGCCCCGGGTCATGATGCACGTGGACGACGTCCGCTCGACGGGGGTGATTCAGGAAGGCAGTCGGGTTGAATACGTCTACCTGTTTGCCGGCGACGAGGCCGCCCTTGAGGACTATTACAGCTGGCTGGAGCCCCGGTTGGAGCCGAGTCATGAGTGGGAGGGGGTACGCGACGGCGAGACCTTCTCGCGTTCGCTCGAGCGGGCGGAGCGTTTCCTGCTGCTCGGCGGCAGCCTGGCGGTGCTGTTGGCCGCGGTCGCCGTCGCGGTGGCCAGCCGCCAGTATGCCCTGTCCCAGCGGGATACGGTGGCACTGCTGAAAACCCTGGGGCTGCGCAGCCGCGGCATTGGCGCGCTCTACCTGCGGCGGCTGGCGCTGTGGGGCGTGGCTGGCGTGGTGGGCGGCCTGATGGTGGCCCTGCCGGTGTTCTGGCTGCTGACCCGGCTGCTGAGCGACGTGCTCGAGCGCCCCGTGGAATTCTACCTCGACCCGATGGCGCTGGTGCCGGCCCTGCTGACCGCCCTGGTCTCCCTGTTCGCTTTCGCCTTCCCGCCGATTCGACGGCTGCGGCATGTACCGGCCATGCGGGTCTTGCGCAGTCAGCCCGGAGAAACCGGTCGGGAAGCGCTGCCGGACATCGCGCTGGCGATTGTCGCGGTGTTTGGCCTGGTCTGGTTGTACGCCGGTGAGGTGAACCTGGTGGTGTCGTTGCTCGCGGGTCTGGTGCTTTTGCTGGGCGTGCTGGGCCTGCTGGGCTGGGGCCTGGTGGCGCTGCTGCGCAAAGTACGCGGGGGCGGCAATGCCTGGCGCCTGGCCCTGGTGGGGCTGTACCGGCACCGACGCGCCAGTCTCTCTCAGATGGCGGTGTTTGCCATGACCCTGATGCTGGCGGCGACGCTGGTGCTGGTGCGGACGTCGCTGCTGGACGACTGGCAGGCCCAGTTGCCCCAGGACGCCCCCAACCATTTCCTGATCAACATCGCGCCGGACGCCGTCGACGACGTTGGGGCCTTCTGGCAGGAGCGCGGGCAACCACTTGATACGCTCTACCCGATGGTGCGCGGTCGACTCACCGGGCTGAACGGCCAGCCGGTGAAGGAAGCGGTGAGCAAGGACGAGCGCATCGGCGCTCTGAATAGGGAGTTGAACCTGACCTGGATGTCGTCCCTGCCCGAGGACAACGAAGTGGTCCAGGGCCAGTGGTTTGCGGCGGATGACCAGCGCGGGGTGTCGGTGGAGGCGGAGTTGGCGGAACGGCTGGGCCTGGTTCTGGGCGACCGCCTGACGTTCACCATCGGTTCGGAAACGGTGACCGAGTCGGTGACCAGCATCCGCACCGTCCAGTGGGACAGCATGAAGCCGAACTTCTACATGGCGTTCCCGCCCGATGGCGGGCTGTCCGACATGCCGGCCACCTGGATCACCAGCTTCTACCTGCCGGCGGACCAGAAATCGGCGCTCAACGCCTTTTCCCGGCAGTTCCCGACCGTGTCGGTGCTGGAGATCGATCACATCATTGAGCGGATCCAGCAGATCGTCCGCCAGGTGACCCAGGCCATCGAGGCGATCCTGGCGCTGATTCTGGCCGCGGCGCTGGTGGTGATGGCGGCGGTGGTCAGCGCTACGCTTCGGGACCGCCAGCGCGAGGGCGCACTGCTGCGAACCTTAGGCGGCCGTCAGACCCTGCTGGTGCGCAGTACCATGCTGGAATTTGCCCTGTTGGGTGGTTTTGCCGGGCTGCTCGGTGTCGCCGCCGCCGAAGCCGCGGTCTGGGCACTGCAGTTCCGGATGTTCGAGGGCAGCTTCAGCTGGCACTGGCAGGTGGTGTTGCCGGTACCGCTGATCAGTGCCGTGGTGCTGGCGCTGTTTGGGCGCTGGCAGCTCAGGCCGGTTCTGAACGTCTCGCCCATGCTGCTGCTGCGACGGCTGGAGTAG